One Helianthus annuus cultivar XRQ/B chromosome 7, HanXRQr2.0-SUNRISE, whole genome shotgun sequence genomic region harbors:
- the LOC110885300 gene encoding parthenolide synthase, with product MEIFTIFPSWLLTTTLVFFMFCMFLYTLRSNKSSITTPKLPPNPPKLPIIGNLHKLIGKSRHEALWQLSKEYGPVMLFYIGSKPYLIISSPAMAKQVLKTQDHIFCSRPLSKGAKRLTYNYLDIGFSPQSDHRREMRKILVSEFLGPKRARLFNHVLVSEIETMVRLIGSHPPNVAVNLNKLFLATVKGVVCKVAFGNNYRQQPIKGPSWEVLVYEALEMLGGWLGDSFPWAGRFIDYVSGWNDKLETCFTNLDAYIESIIDDHKSQIAEVTDEEKDFVHALLELSSEDNTSGHRLTKEDVKALIMDVLTAGVDTTLVTLVWVMSEIARSVRVKQKLQTEIRNHTGRTPKVDVLDIAKMTYLKMVVKETLRLHAPAPLLIPHECMSHCQIGGYDVLPGTSALINAWGIGRDPSTWGENAAEFYPERFEKFEVDFEMVPFGGGRRSCPAKNMAPATVEFVIANLLYWFDWEVPDGVKSEDLNMQEEGILVLRKKVPLRLVPTKYNWDD from the exons ATGGAGATCTTCACTATCTTCCCTTCATGGCTTCTTACAACAACACTAGTTTTCTTCATGTTCTGCATGTTTCTATACACTCTAAGATCAAATAAATCATCCATAACAACCCCCAAGCTTCCCCCAAACCCTCCAAAGCTTCCAATAATTGGAAACTTGCACAAACTAATAGGTAAATCTCGTCACGAAGCCCTTTGGCAACTCTCCAAAGAATATGGTCCAGTTATGCTATTTTATATAGGCTCAAAACCATACCTTATCATCTCTTCTCCTGCCATGGCCAAACAAGTCTTGAAAACACAAGATCATATATTTTGTTCCCGTCCATTGTCCAAAGGCGCGAAGCGGCTAACTTACAACTACTTGGACATCGGATTCTCCCCTCAAAGCGATCACCGAAGGGAGATGCGCAAGATTTTGGTGTCTGAGTTCCTTGGTCCCAAAAGAGCTCGATTGTTTAATCATGTGTTGGTGTCCGAGATTGAAACCATGGTTCGTTTAATAGGGTCACATCCACCAAACGTTGCAGTAAACCTAAACAAGTTGTTTTTAGCAACGGTCAAAGGGGTGGTGTGCAAGGTGGCGTTTGGTAACAACTATAGACAACAACCAATTAAGGGCCCGTCATGGGAAGTGTTGGTTTATGAAGCCCTGGAAATGTTGGGTGGATGGCTCGGGGATTCTTTTCCATGGGCGGGCCGATTTATAGATTATGTTAGTGGATGGAACGATAAGCTCGAGACATGCTTTACTAATCTTGATGCATACATCGAGTCGATCATCGATGATCATAAGAGTCAAATTGCAGAAGTAACTGATGAAGAAAAGGATTTTGTGCATGCTTTACTTGAGTTGTCTTCCGAAGATAATACTTCTGGCCATCGGTTGACCAAAGAAGATGTCAAAGCGCTTATAATG GACGTACTCACTGCCGGAGTTGATACGACTCTTGTGACGTTGGTGTGGGTAATGTCTGAGATCGCCAGAAGTGTTAGAGTGAAGCAAAAGTTGCAAACTGAAATCCGAAACCACACAGGACGAACACCCAAAGTAGATGTATTGGACATTGCAAAAATGACATACTTGAAAATGGTGGTAAAAGAAACATTAAGACTACACGCTCCTGCGCCATTATTAATCCCACATGAATGCATGAGCCATTGTCAAATTGGCGGTTATGACGTCTTACCTGGGACGAGTGCTTTAATCAACGCGTGGGGAATAGGAAGAGATCCAAGCACTTGGGGAGAGAATGCGGCTGAGTTCTATCCAGAAAGGTTTGAAAAGTTTGAGGTTGATTTTGAGATGGTCCCGTTTGGCGGTGGACGAAGATCGTGTCCAGCCAAGAACATGGCTCCTGCAACTGTTGAGTTTGTGATAGCAAACCTTCTTTACTGGTTTGATTGGGAAGTTCCTGATGGAGTTAAAAGTGAAGATTTGAATATGCAAGAAGAGGGTATCTTAGTTCTCCGTAAGAAAGTACCACTTCGCCTTGTGCCCACAAAGTATAATTGGGATGATTAG